The stretch of DNA TTGAAATAGCGACAGACGAAACGCACTGGAAATCAGGAGGTAATCTCACACCGTGGGCGATTCAGAAGAAACCGGAAAGTACGAAGAGAACAGCCTGTCTTTGACGGGATCGGTCGCTATGGGTACCGGTGTCATGATCGGGGCAGGAATCTTTGCGCTGACCGGGCAAGTTGCCGAACAAGCAGGAGGACTTTTTCCGTTGGCATTTCTAGCGGCGGCGATCGTGGCAGGATTCAGCGCCTATAGCTACGTGAAGATGGCCGAACAGTATCCGTCGGCGGGTGGAATCGCCATGTTCCTCATGAAAGCCTACGGTAAAGGAACCGTGACCGCAGGCATGGCGTTGCTGATGTACTTTTCAATGGTCATCAACGAGAGCCTCGTGGCGAGGACGTTTGGAACTTACACGTTGCAATTGTTTGATGCGAAGGACAATGCCTTTTTGGTGCCTGCGCTTGGTGTGGGGCTGCTCGTGGCCGCGTTTATCGTGAACATCCTTGGCAACAAGTTCATCGGTACCTTCTCGACAGTAACGGCCGTCATCAAGATCGCTGGAATCCTCATCTTTGCCGGTGCGGGGCTATGGGTTTCGGGTCTGACTTTTGAAAGCGTGGGGGTTACAGAGCGAACATCGGCTGGCAGCTTTCTCTCCGCAACCGCTCTGGCGCTATTGGCCTACAAAGGTTTCACGACGATTACGAATAGTGGCTCGGAGATCACAAACCCGAACAAGAACATTGGTCGTTCGATCATTATTTCGCTAGCGATTTGTCTGGTTGTTTATTTGCTCGTTGGACTCGCCGTCGCGGGCAATTTGTCCATCTCGGAAATCATAGAGAGCCGCGACTACGCGTTGGCCGAAGCGGCTCGACCGGCGTTCGGGCAATGGGGGACCTACTTCACGGTTGGACTTGCGATTGTGGCCACGATATCGGGTCTGATCGCTAGTACGTTTGCCGTGTCGCGAATGCTCGCAATGCTAAGCGAAATGAAGCTCGTTCCGCACAAACACTTCGGCTTGCCCGGCGACATCCAAAAGCACACGCTTGTCTATACGGTCGTGTTTGCGATTACACTGACGATCTTATTCGACCTCTCGCGAATTGCATCTCTGGGAGCTATCTTCTACATCGTGATGGATATTGCGGTTCACTGGGGTGTGCTTAGGCACGTGCACGGGAAAGTTAAGGCGAACCGATGGGTGCCAATCACGGCCATAGTGCTGGACGTGACCATCTTGGGGGCATTTCTCTGGCTGAAGGCCACCAGCGACATGCTGGTGATATGGGTGGCCTTAGGCGGCATGGTGGTCATATTCGTTGGAGAGCGGGTGTTCCTGAGCTGGAAGGATGACGATCAGGAGGCTCACGCCGACGGCAACCGAGAATAAGCAGCCTCCCGGTTGCACGGGCGGGCCACTCTTCTCAGGTCACGATTCACGCGATTGGACCTCAAGGAATGAAGACGCACGCAGGGTCGTTGCTGCGTTGCTGATGCTTATCCGAGCGAGCGCCGTCATGACAACAGGTTCTTCGCCGCTCTTGTTGATGGACGCGCCAGCAAGGTAACGTTGACCGAAGTTGTTGTTCGTTGAGAGCCGACAGTCCCGCTGGTCGGCCTGTCAACTTGGTTGTGCAGTCGTCGATTAGCATTGCGACTCCGCTAGTTGAGTTCCTGACCATCGACCATATAACCTCGACGCATGAGGGAGTTAATAGAGAAGCGTCAGGTTAAGTGTCTGCGATTGACTCCAAGTTGGGCCTACGACTCTTCATTGGGTCCAGCTTATCGCGTCCCGGGAGAACATGGCGTTTGAGTGCATGATGAAATCTCGGCGACCTGGGTGAGGATCCCGGCGATGGGCAATAGAGCTTGTTCGGTCAATCGAACTACGCATCCTTGGCGAACCTTGGGTCGTCGATCCCAAGTTTGAGCTTCCATTCCATGGCCCAGCAATACAAGACTGGGACGACAAGCATCGTCATAATTTCGATACTCATGCCGCCAAAACTGGGGATTGCCATCGGCACCATGATGTCACTACCGCGTCCGGTAGAAGTTAAGACCGGGATCAACGCCAGCAGCGTTGTGGCGGTTGTCATCAGGCAGGGACGAACACGTCGCATGCCGGCAGTCACAGTTGCTTCGCGGGCATGCTTGGCGTTGGCGATCCGGTCTTTGCGAAAACTCTCGTCGAGGTAAGAAGCGATCACCACTCCGTCGTCGCTCGCGATCCCAAACAGGGCAAGAAAACCAACCCAGACAGCCACACTGAGGTTTATTGTGTGTACTTGAAACAACGCCCTCATATTCGTCCCAAAAACCTCGAAATCTAAGAACCATTCCGTGCCGTAGAGCCACAGCATGATAAATCCACCGGCCCATGCAATCAGGATGCCACTGAATACAAGCGAAGTCGTGATGACGGATTTGAACTGGAAGTAAAGAATCAAGAAGATAATGCCAAGGGCTAACGGAAGAACCACCATCAAAGTTTTCTGGGAGCGGAGCTGGTTTTCATAGTTTCCGGCGAACGAATAACTAACTCCTGCGGGCAAGACCAACTCTCCGCTCTGAATCTTTTCCTGCAAGAACGCCTGAGCATCTTCGACCACATCGACTTCGGCGTTTCCGGCCTTCATGTCAAACAGAACGTACCCGAGCAAGAAAGTGTCCTCGCTCTTAATGACTTGCGGACCACGTACGTATCGAATATCGGCCAATTGTTCGAGCGGAATTTGCTGGCCCATCGGTGTGGGGACAAGAATGCGCTCCAAGGACTCGGCGTCGTCTCGAAGTTCACGAGCGTAACGCACGCGCACCGGATAGCGCTCCCGGCCTTCTACCGTCGTCGTGATGCGGCGACCGCCGATTGCAACTTCAATGACATCTTGGACGCTACGAACATGCAGTCCGTACCGCTTGATTGCGTCGCGGTCGATGTCGATTTCCAAGTAGGGCTTGCCGACGATTCTGTCCGCGATCACTGCCGACGCTTGAACGGAAGGGACTTGCTTGAGCAATCCCTCGATCTGAAGAGCGACCCGCTCGATGGTTTCGAGGTCCGGGCCTTTGATCTTCATGCCCATTGGGGCACGCATACCGCTTTGTAGCATGACGATGCGCGCCGCGATTGGCTGCAGCTTCGGCGCGGAGGTAGTGCCGGGAATGTCTGCCGCCTCGGTGATCTGCTCCCATATGTCATTAGGCGACTTGATCTCTTCTCGCCACTGACGAAACGGGCGGCCGAGCGGGTCTTCAATCAATTCACCCAGCTCATCGCGTACATACTCACCGACCTTTTCGTCATAACGAAATTTCAGTCGGTTGCCATTTTGGTCTGTCTTGTATTCAGACTTGTAGGCGATAAAGGTCTCGATCATGGAGATCGGCGCCGGGTCGAGAGGGCTGTCGGCTCGACCAATCTTACCGACGACTGATTCGACTTCGGGAATCGATATTAGGAATTTGTTCTGCAGTTGCAGTACGTCCATCGCTTCGCCAATCGACGCGTGAGGCATCGTCGTCGGCATGTAGAGAAATGAGCCTTCGTCCAGTGGCGGCATAAACTCTTTGCCGAGCCCAGGGAAGGCGTTGCTGGCCGATTGCCAGGGGCGCGAATCGCGAATCGCCGATTCGGAGACACCGACCATCGAAATCGTCTTTGGAACGAACTTGAAAAGCTTATCAAACCCCTGCCATGAACAGGCGCCTAACAATAGGATCAGCGTGGGTAGCGTCAAGAACAGCAGCTTGTGATTGAGACACCACCTCAACAACGGCTCGTAGATGAAACGCTGGAACACGGTAAAGAAACCGAGTAGTCCGCCAATAAGCAGTCCCACGAATAGGAAGTTCCGCAACAGTCCCTTCTGAGGCCCAAGCGGTAGCCAGTGTTCAGTCAGCAAGACCCCAACAACTAAGACGGCGACTGCACTGGCGGAGTACGGAGCGAACTTGTGATAGGCAGCGGGAATCTTTTCCTCCATCAGTTTGAATAGACCTAAGCCAGCTACGATGGCACCAACCCACCATGTGACGAAGAACATGGCCAGCACTCCGGCAGCGACTAGAGCCATCATCATGTACCTGCGAAGCACGCCTGATTTTATTCGGCCTCCCATCAGAATATGAGCTGCGGGAGGAATAATCGTCAAGGCAACGATGACGGATGCCGCTAGTGCAAATGTTTTAGTAAATGCGAGCGGTCGAAATAGCTTGCCTTCGGCGGCAATCATTGTGAACACTGGAAGAAAGCTGACGACCGTTGTCGACACAGCGGTTAGCACTGCACCCGCGACCTCATGGGATGCCCGGAAGATCACGTGACCGCGATCCTCGTTCGGATCAGCTTCATCCAAATGCTTGAGAATGTTCTCGCATACAATGATTCCCATATCGACCATTGTGCCAATCGCAATCGCGATACCCGAGAGAGCAACGATATTGGCGTCCACACCAAACGTCTTCATCGCAATGAAAACGATCAGCACGGCTAAGGGAAGCAACGCGCTAATCAGTATCGAGCTTCGCAAATGCATCACCATCACGAGGATGACGATGATCGTAACGAGAATCTCTTCGCTGAGAGCCGTATTGAGCGTGCCTAGTGTTTCGTAGATGACGCCGGTGCGGTCATAGAAAGGAACAACACGAACTTGGCTCGTAGTGATCCAGTGTGGCCACTGGTCTCTCGGTGTGCCTCGCAAATGTTTGACCCAAGAGTCATATTGCTGAGAAGTCGTGGTGATGAGTGGTAGGTCAAAAGACTTGGCGTAGGCCTCTACTTCAGCGATTGTCGTCTGCGTGTAGTCAATGACGACCTTGCTCGGAAGGCCCGGCGAGACCTCTTCAATCTTCTTCTTGACGTTCTTGATCGCTTCGAGTGGATTGAATCCGTAGCGAACGACCGTCACGCCGCCAACTGCCTCAGCGCCCGCCTTATCCAATGCGCCGCGTCGCAACGCCGGACCAAGAGTGACGTTTCCAATGTCCTTGATC from Botrimarina mediterranea encodes:
- a CDS encoding APC family permease — encoded protein: MGDSEETGKYEENSLSLTGSVAMGTGVMIGAGIFALTGQVAEQAGGLFPLAFLAAAIVAGFSAYSYVKMAEQYPSAGGIAMFLMKAYGKGTVTAGMALLMYFSMVINESLVARTFGTYTLQLFDAKDNAFLVPALGVGLLVAAFIVNILGNKFIGTFSTVTAVIKIAGILIFAGAGLWVSGLTFESVGVTERTSAGSFLSATALALLAYKGFTTITNSGSEITNPNKNIGRSIIISLAICLVVYLLVGLAVAGNLSISEIIESRDYALAEAARPAFGQWGTYFTVGLAIVATISGLIASTFAVSRMLAMLSEMKLVPHKHFGLPGDIQKHTLVYTVVFAITLTILFDLSRIASLGAIFYIVMDIAVHWGVLRHVHGKVKANRWVPITAIVLDVTILGAFLWLKATSDMLVIWVALGGMVVIFVGERVFLSWKDDDQEAHADGNRE
- a CDS encoding efflux RND transporter permease subunit; the encoded protein is MAPDIEIGRRTILGAVIWFCLQNKLVVFLLVLAIVGWGIMVAPFDWQVGSLPRDPVPVDAIPDIGENQQIVFTEWMGRSPQDVEDQIGYPMTVALLGIPEVKTIRSYSMFGFSTIYVIFNEKAEFYWSRSRVLEKLNSLPAGTLPEGVQPTLGPDATALGQILWYTLEGQDPDGNPTGGWDLHELRTIQDWYVRYAIASAEGVSEVASIGGFVQEYQIDVDPDAMRAARVSLADVFQSVRMSNVDVGARTIELNKAEYVIRGLGFIERVEDIEKAVVRVTDNVPITIKDIGNVTLGPALRRGALDKAGAEAVGGVTVVRYGFNPLEAIKNVKKKIEEVSPGLPSKVVIDYTQTTIAEVEAYAKSFDLPLITTTSQQYDSWVKHLRGTPRDQWPHWITTSQVRVVPFYDRTGVIYETLGTLNTALSEEILVTIIVILVMVMHLRSSILISALLPLAVLIVFIAMKTFGVDANIVALSGIAIAIGTMVDMGIIVCENILKHLDEADPNEDRGHVIFRASHEVAGAVLTAVSTTVVSFLPVFTMIAAEGKLFRPLAFTKTFALAASVIVALTIIPPAAHILMGGRIKSGVLRRYMMMALVAAGVLAMFFVTWWVGAIVAGLGLFKLMEEKIPAAYHKFAPYSASAVAVLVVGVLLTEHWLPLGPQKGLLRNFLFVGLLIGGLLGFFTVFQRFIYEPLLRWCLNHKLLFLTLPTLILLLGACSWQGFDKLFKFVPKTISMVGVSESAIRDSRPWQSASNAFPGLGKEFMPPLDEGSFLYMPTTMPHASIGEAMDVLQLQNKFLISIPEVESVVGKIGRADSPLDPAPISMIETFIAYKSEYKTDQNGNRLKFRYDEKVGEYVRDELGELIEDPLGRPFRQWREEIKSPNDIWEQITEAADIPGTTSAPKLQPIAARIVMLQSGMRAPMGMKIKGPDLETIERVALQIEGLLKQVPSVQASAVIADRIVGKPYLEIDIDRDAIKRYGLHVRSVQDVIEVAIGGRRITTTVEGRERYPVRVRYARELRDDAESLERILVPTPMGQQIPLEQLADIRYVRGPQVIKSEDTFLLGYVLFDMKAGNAEVDVVEDAQAFLQEKIQSGELVLPAGVSYSFAGNYENQLRSQKTLMVVLPLALGIIFLILYFQFKSVITTSLVFSGILIAWAGGFIMLWLYGTEWFLDFEVFGTNMRALFQVHTINLSVAVWVGFLALFGIASDDGVVIASYLDESFRKDRIANAKHAREATVTAGMRRVRPCLMTTATTLLALIPVLTSTGRGSDIMVPMAIPSFGGMSIEIMTMLVVPVLYCWAMEWKLKLGIDDPRFAKDA